In the genome of Christensenella timonensis, one region contains:
- a CDS encoding restriction endonuclease subunit S produces MERIDTSTWKEFKIGDLFSVSRPVARSQAHYEDGDVPFVASGNYNNGVVKWCEPKEGEILDPKGCISVSPLDGSAFYQPMDFLGRGGAGSAILLLHNEHLSEMNGLFIATVLRAALTKFSYNDQINSQTILVQTVKLPALSDGDPNWEYMDVYMREVMEDASDNMEKLFAISG; encoded by the coding sequence ATGGAACGGATTGATACAAGCACATGGAAAGAGTTTAAGATTGGTGATTTGTTTAGTGTTAGTCGCCCTGTGGCTCGTTCTCAAGCTCACTATGAAGACGGTGATGTTCCTTTTGTTGCTTCGGGCAATTATAATAACGGGGTTGTAAAGTGGTGTGAGCCAAAAGAAGGAGAAATCCTTGATCCAAAGGGGTGTATTTCTGTTAGTCCTTTAGATGGTTCGGCTTTTTATCAACCTATGGATTTTCTCGGTCGCGGCGGTGCTGGCTCTGCTATTCTATTGCTTCACAATGAGCATTTGTCAGAGATGAACGGTTTATTCATTGCAACTGTTTTGAGAGCTGCCTTGACAAAGTTTTCATATAATGACCAAATCAATTCGCAAACAATTCTGGTTCAAACTGTAAAGCTCCCTGCTTTGTCAGATGGAGATCCAAATTGGGAGTATATGGATGTATACATGCGTGAAGTTATGGAAGATGCATCTGATAACATGGAAAAGCTTTTTGCTATTTCTGGTTAA
- the rnr gene encoding ribonuclease R, which produces MKKGKYLDIRERVLETIENKIYSTPEDLAHALDVPIETLLPVLGELEAEYRIAKTKHGKYTLASTVGLFRGQIDCKQGGFAFLRTPDWMDDIFIPPSKKNGAMNGEDVLVKLARHQEEGKSLEGAVVKIFSQLPITTVGTVDKKNGTVFVVSDDRNVDDIYIPKEKAKGLRSGQKVVALITRRAGRGKSAEGKVTEVLGRTGEKGVDILAYARRFGLIAEFDDKCKKQAQELTREKQDTAGRTDLRDRLVFTIDGADAKDLDDAVSLRLLDNGNYELGVHIADVSHYVRESTPLDKEALKRGTSVYMVDRVVPMLPKELSNDLCSLNAGEDKLALSCIMELSGKGETVSHTIENTLIRSSYRLTYDGVNRILDGDEEETRKYAEIVETIRQMDVLAKQLRVRRFEKGSIDFNIDEADIILNDRGIPVDVRVRERGDAEKLIEEFMLRANITVAEQYYYMELPFLYRIHEQPDSDRMKELAVFLGNFGIKLKGFQNIHPHAIEEVLEKVEGTDEAAIVNRVTLRALKKAKYATEPVSHFGLAADRYCHFTSPIRRYPDLQVHRIIKAVLDGRMDDNYIRHLNKILPEVAAQTSARERNAIEAERAAADLKMTEYMTQFVGQKFPAVVSGVTRFGIFAELENTIEGMIPLGSLKDDYYVYYEKEYCVIGQRTKKRITLGDKVMIRVVSADVATAKIEFTFDQS; this is translated from the coding sequence ATGAAGAAAGGAAAATATTTGGATATACGCGAACGGGTCTTGGAGACCATAGAAAACAAAATATACAGTACGCCGGAGGATTTGGCGCACGCGCTGGATGTTCCAATAGAAACGCTCCTGCCTGTGCTTGGTGAGCTGGAAGCAGAATACCGGATCGCAAAAACAAAGCATGGGAAATATACGCTTGCGTCTACCGTGGGGCTTTTCCGCGGGCAGATCGATTGCAAACAGGGCGGCTTTGCCTTTTTGCGCACGCCGGATTGGATGGATGATATCTTTATTCCGCCGTCCAAAAAGAACGGTGCGATGAACGGCGAAGATGTCCTTGTAAAGCTCGCAAGACACCAGGAGGAAGGCAAAAGCCTGGAAGGCGCAGTTGTCAAGATATTCTCGCAGCTTCCCATCACCACGGTGGGTACGGTCGATAAGAAAAACGGTACGGTTTTTGTCGTAAGCGACGACCGCAATGTCGATGATATTTATATCCCGAAGGAGAAGGCCAAAGGGCTTAGGAGCGGGCAGAAGGTCGTTGCATTGATCACGCGCCGCGCAGGGCGCGGAAAGAGTGCGGAGGGGAAGGTAACGGAAGTATTGGGCCGCACAGGGGAAAAAGGTGTGGACATCCTTGCCTATGCGCGCCGGTTTGGACTGATCGCGGAATTCGATGACAAGTGCAAAAAACAAGCGCAGGAACTGACCCGCGAAAAGCAAGACACCGCAGGCCGGACAGACTTGCGGGACAGGTTGGTCTTTACCATCGACGGTGCGGACGCCAAGGATTTAGATGACGCGGTCTCCCTGCGGCTACTTGATAACGGAAACTATGAGCTGGGCGTGCACATTGCCGACGTAAGCCATTACGTGCGGGAATCTACGCCGCTGGACAAGGAAGCGCTAAAACGAGGTACGAGCGTCTACATGGTGGACAGGGTGGTGCCTATGCTCCCTAAGGAGCTGTCCAATGACCTTTGCTCGCTGAACGCGGGCGAGGATAAGCTGGCGCTTTCATGCATCATGGAGTTAAGCGGCAAAGGCGAGACGGTCTCGCATACGATCGAGAATACGCTGATCCGTTCGTCTTACCGCCTGACCTACGATGGTGTGAACCGTATCCTTGATGGGGATGAGGAGGAAACGAGGAAGTATGCGGAGATCGTGGAAACGATCCGGCAGATGGATGTGCTGGCAAAACAGCTGCGCGTACGCCGCTTTGAGAAGGGGAGTATTGACTTCAATATCGACGAGGCGGACATTATTTTAAATGACAGGGGTATACCGGTAGACGTGCGCGTCCGTGAGCGCGGCGACGCGGAAAAGTTGATCGAGGAATTCATGCTGCGCGCAAATATCACGGTGGCGGAACAGTATTATTATATGGAACTGCCGTTTTTGTACCGCATCCACGAGCAGCCGGACAGCGACCGGATGAAGGAGTTGGCGGTATTCCTCGGCAACTTCGGTATCAAGCTCAAAGGCTTCCAGAATATCCACCCGCACGCCATTGAGGAGGTGCTCGAAAAGGTGGAAGGGACGGATGAGGCGGCCATCGTAAACCGTGTGACGTTGCGCGCCCTGAAAAAGGCAAAGTATGCGACGGAGCCGGTCTCGCATTTTGGGCTGGCGGCGGACAGGTATTGCCACTTTACTTCGCCCATCAGGCGCTATCCGGATTTGCAGGTGCACCGTATCATAAAGGCGGTTTTGGACGGCAGGATGGACGATAATTATATCCGCCATTTAAATAAAATACTGCCGGAAGTGGCTGCGCAGACGAGTGCGAGGGAACGCAACGCGATCGAGGCGGAACGCGCGGCAGCGGATCTCAAAATGACGGAGTACATGACGCAGTTTGTGGGGCAGAAATTCCCGGCGGTGGTGTCCGGCGTAACGCGCTTTGGTATTTTTGCGGAGCTTGAGAATACGATCGAAGGGATGATCCCCCTCGGGAGTTTGAAAGACGATTATTACGTTTATTATGAAAAAGAGTACTGTGTAATCGGGCAGCGTACCAAAAAGCGTATCACACTAGGGGATAAGGTCATGATACGCGTGGTTTCGGCAGATGTCGCGACGGCAAAAATTGAATTTACGTTTGATCAAAGTTAA
- a CDS encoding HsdM family class I SAM-dependent methyltransferase — translation MAKRMTEDEVRDLARGILGFEDKDSARSGVGQLTTFNQLGFTGVADKPDGWYLPNNHADVAMVLETKASYIPLGDKQVEEVLKNVKIIESQYEKVVGILYNGEDIRVFMNHEEVDTVKQLQRLEYYAALFTVDTIDKEHIYELTAKINNCLHFDFGIKNLYHRMIFTACALVAKRYNALMVSGMDYSEFHNAILNCLNKELIRDKQQNRKLGILTDVFARIEMNLDVSSEDAKQQQHVKDLITEFIDWVTEISDCLNSDAWRGEDVMGIFFNEFNRYKKKSEAGQVFTPEHITDFMYKILEVNKDDRVLDGCCGSGGFLVKSMANMIQEAGGVQTEKATEIKREQLYGIEFDKEIYALACANMLIHKDGKTNLEQMDARTEEAGKWIAKKSITKVLMNPPYENKYGCMTIVENMLDSVPAHTMCGFILPDKKLEKASKTQIKRILKNHRLIKIIKMPEDLFFGVGVTTSIFVFETGVPQGENEIFGCYIETDGLETVKNKGRHDVRHRWPAIERYWVDSIKKLRDDTHGTAQWIKPSEHLSYQMPEKPFEVFKEDFRKTAMDYLMFQQGIDAKEFGDKLLTAAMYSSEISMSDGNISISIKAGDADGTD, via the coding sequence GTGGCTAAACGTATGACAGAAGACGAAGTCCGCGACTTAGCGCGTGGAATTCTCGGCTTTGAAGATAAAGATAGTGCCCGTTCTGGTGTAGGACAGCTTACAACATTTAATCAGCTTGGATTTACAGGTGTAGCAGACAAGCCTGATGGCTGGTATCTGCCGAACAATCATGCTGATGTAGCTATGGTGCTCGAAACGAAAGCATCATATATTCCGCTTGGTGATAAACAAGTTGAAGAAGTCTTGAAAAATGTCAAGATTATCGAGAGCCAGTATGAAAAAGTTGTTGGTATCCTCTACAACGGCGAGGATATCCGTGTTTTCATGAACCATGAGGAAGTTGATACAGTAAAGCAACTGCAACGCCTTGAGTATTATGCTGCTCTTTTCACAGTGGACACGATTGACAAAGAACACATCTACGAGTTGACAGCTAAGATCAACAACTGCCTGCATTTTGACTTTGGCATTAAGAACCTGTATCACCGCATGATTTTTACAGCATGTGCGTTAGTTGCGAAGAGGTACAATGCACTGATGGTCAGCGGAATGGACTATTCCGAATTCCATAATGCTATTCTGAACTGCTTGAACAAAGAGCTTATTCGTGATAAGCAGCAGAACCGCAAACTTGGTATTCTGACAGATGTTTTCGCAAGGATTGAGATGAACCTTGATGTCAGTTCCGAAGATGCAAAGCAACAGCAGCATGTAAAGGATCTGATAACAGAGTTCATTGATTGGGTCACAGAAATTTCTGACTGCCTCAACTCCGATGCTTGGCGCGGTGAAGATGTTATGGGTATCTTCTTCAATGAATTCAACCGCTATAAGAAGAAGTCTGAGGCTGGACAGGTGTTTACGCCTGAACATATTACAGATTTCATGTATAAGATTCTGGAAGTAAATAAGGATGATCGTGTTCTGGACGGCTGCTGTGGCTCTGGTGGGTTCCTTGTGAAGTCCATGGCAAACATGATACAGGAAGCAGGCGGCGTACAGACGGAAAAGGCTACAGAGATAAAGCGTGAACAGCTTTACGGTATAGAGTTCGATAAAGAAATCTATGCCCTTGCCTGTGCGAATATGCTGATCCATAAGGACGGAAAGACTAATCTGGAACAGATGGATGCCAGGACGGAAGAGGCGGGTAAATGGATTGCCAAGAAGAGCATCACAAAGGTGCTGATGAATCCGCCCTATGAGAATAAATACGGCTGTATGACCATCGTAGAGAACATGCTTGATAGCGTTCCAGCACATACGATGTGCGGGTTTATCCTTCCCGATAAGAAGCTGGAAAAAGCAAGCAAGACGCAGATTAAACGTATCTTGAAGAATCACAGGCTCATAAAGATTATTAAGATGCCCGAAGACCTGTTCTTCGGCGTAGGTGTGACAACTTCTATCTTTGTGTTTGAGACTGGTGTTCCGCAAGGTGAAAATGAAATTTTCGGCTGTTATATCGAGACGGATGGTCTGGAAACAGTCAAGAACAAAGGTCGTCATGATGTACGACATCGCTGGCCTGCTATAGAGCGGTACTGGGTGGATAGTATCAAGAAGCTCCGCGACGATACGCACGGAACGGCGCAGTGGATTAAGCCGAGTGAACACCTTTCCTATCAGATGCCTGAAAAGCCTTTTGAAGTTTTCAAAGAGGACTTCAGGAAGACGGCTATGGATTATCTGATGTTCCAGCAGGGAATTGACGCAAAAGAGTTCGGAGACAAGCTGCTTACAGCGGCTATGTACTCCAGCGAGATAAGTATGTCAGACGGTAATATTAGCATTTCTATAAAGGCAGGTGATGCAGATGGAACGGATTGA
- a CDS encoding LPXTG cell wall anchor domain-containing protein has product MKRKPYMPALTMILLLAFFAVPIHAMAVPDSSPDNDSYYSLIPRTAAGDVLFSDAEAAGGTSAGGAATVSKNGDDYVIDYNATSVVAAVLVPNDIYLSTATITNDTDKTFVLDPSEQPFWVFSYAHLTQTPQDTYVNYVAVMSRWLMFQLQITEPDGTVQTLCPYSTITDFENNNGYSFPDASSYNVFPPSSIEDDCFAKAPIPPSDTVVLAPGESMSVQWAYGMGWEASSETANMGTSFVFRLDFTMKHEEPEPTPSVTSEPTSSSTPSATPEPTPSVTPEPTSSATTSMTPGPTLSVTPGPTSSTPPSAVPKTGDDVNLTPWVLLMAGTAAVIIIIFVFKKRK; this is encoded by the coding sequence ATGAAAAGAAAGCCATATATGCCTGCGCTGACGATGATTTTATTGTTGGCATTTTTTGCCGTGCCGATTCACGCAATGGCGGTTCCTGACTCCAGCCCGGATAATGACAGTTATTATTCATTGATTCCGCGTACGGCAGCGGGAGATGTGCTGTTTAGTGATGCAGAGGCCGCTGGCGGGACATCTGCTGGCGGGGCGGCAACAGTGTCGAAGAATGGTGATGATTATGTCATCGACTACAATGCGACCTCTGTGGTAGCGGCTGTTCTAGTGCCGAATGATATCTATTTGTCTACTGCAACAATAACAAATGATACGGATAAAACTTTTGTACTGGATCCTTCCGAACAACCTTTTTGGGTATTTTCGTATGCGCACCTCACTCAGACTCCGCAAGACACGTATGTAAATTATGTAGCAGTGATGAGTCGTTGGCTTATGTTTCAATTGCAAATCACTGAGCCGGATGGGACGGTTCAAACGCTTTGCCCTTACTCGACAATAACTGATTTTGAGAATAACAACGGATATTCATTCCCGGACGCATCCAGCTATAATGTCTTTCCGCCATCGTCTATAGAGGATGATTGTTTTGCCAAAGCGCCAATACCGCCTAGCGATACGGTCGTTTTAGCGCCCGGTGAAAGTATGAGCGTCCAGTGGGCTTACGGTATGGGGTGGGAAGCGTCAAGTGAAACAGCAAACATGGGTACGAGTTTTGTTTTCCGTTTGGACTTTACCATGAAACACGAAGAGCCAGAGCCTACTCCCAGCGTGACATCGGAACCCACGTCCAGTTCTACTCCTAGCGCGACGCCGGAACCCACGCCCAGCGTGACGCCAGAACCCACATCCAGCGCTACTACCAGTATGACGCCGGGACCCACTCTCAGTGTGACGCCGGGGCCTACTTCTAGTACGCCGCCGAGCGCTGTACCTAAGACCGGTGATGATGTTAATTTGACGCCGTGGGTCTTATTGATGGCTGGTACGGCAGCGGTGATTATAATTATATTTGTTTTCAAAAAGAGAAAATAA
- a CDS encoding DEAD/DEAH box helicase, with protein MQETPFKDLGISDDIQASLRNMNFEKPTPVQELTIGGFLEGADLLVQAPTGTGKTGAFGVPIVQQIDRTQRISQALILCPTRELAVQVAGVLRNLAKNKPGIRIVTLYGGENIRKQLDMLHKTPHIIVATPGRLMDHMHRQTVQLKNIRTVVLDEADRMLDMGFRRDMEKILRATPKDRQTVFFSATIPQEIYLIANQFLKKDAREIRVEQESLAVETVKQYYTIIPVGYKNDILITLLKNNDLPLTLIFVNMKHKADRLAAQLRKKGFKAAALHGDMSQNQRDRVMKEYRLGKLDTLVATDIAARGIDVKNIDAVINYDAPLDDESYVHRIGRTGRAEQEGVAYTFINQDEDEIDRLRKMIKNLKIDISPTADSPVLPEPVKHVSYGRVSGQSFHSINPRRRGRGRR; from the coding sequence ATGCAAGAAACACCTTTTAAAGACCTCGGTATCTCAGATGATATCCAAGCAAGCCTTCGTAACATGAATTTTGAAAAACCCACGCCGGTGCAGGAGCTGACCATTGGGGGCTTTCTGGAAGGAGCCGACCTGTTGGTACAGGCGCCGACCGGAACAGGCAAAACGGGCGCGTTCGGCGTCCCTATCGTTCAGCAGATCGACCGGACGCAGCGAATTTCACAGGCGCTTATCCTGTGCCCGACCAGGGAACTGGCGGTGCAGGTTGCAGGTGTACTTCGTAATCTTGCAAAAAACAAACCCGGTATACGTATCGTCACCCTATATGGCGGCGAAAACATCAGGAAGCAGCTTGACATGTTGCATAAAACGCCGCATATCATTGTGGCTACGCCCGGCCGCCTGATGGATCATATGCACCGTCAAACCGTTCAGCTCAAGAATATCCGTACCGTCGTTCTGGATGAAGCCGACCGCATGCTGGATATGGGCTTTCGCCGGGATATGGAAAAAATATTGCGCGCTACGCCGAAAGACAGGCAGACCGTCTTTTTTTCCGCAACCATCCCCCAGGAAATCTACCTAATCGCAAACCAGTTCTTAAAAAAAGATGCACGTGAAATCCGGGTTGAACAGGAATCCCTGGCGGTGGAAACGGTAAAACAATACTATACGATCATTCCTGTCGGCTACAAAAATGATATCCTGATTACACTCTTAAAAAACAATGATCTCCCTTTGACGCTGATCTTTGTAAACATGAAACACAAGGCGGACAGACTGGCAGCCCAGTTACGGAAAAAGGGATTTAAGGCTGCCGCACTGCATGGAGATATGAGCCAGAATCAGCGTGACCGGGTGATGAAAGAATACCGTTTGGGCAAACTTGATACCCTCGTTGCCACAGACATCGCCGCCCGGGGTATTGATGTCAAGAATATCGACGCCGTCATCAATTATGACGCGCCCCTGGATGACGAAAGTTATGTACACCGTATCGGACGCACCGGCCGCGCCGAACAGGAAGGCGTCGCCTATACGTTTATTAACCAGGATGAGGACGAAATTGACCGGCTGCGGAAGATGATTAAGAATCTCAAGATCGATATATCCCCAACTGCAGATTCGCCTGTCCTTCCCGAACCCGTCAAGCATGTATCGTATGGCCGGGTAAGCGGCCAATCGTTCCATAGCATCAATCCGCGCCGCAGGGGGCGCGGACGCAGATGA
- a CDS encoding recombinase family protein gives MAKQKKFVQNNNNLAIAYYRYSSHAQNEASIDQQREAAEKYAEAHGFTIMKEYADAALSGTSDDRPQFQLMLSEVGHIRPAALIVWKTDRIARDRNTSAFAKKIVRDAGCVIHYVAEPIPSETPEGALFEGLLESMAEFYSQQLKQNIRRGMIYNAENCFYNGHPTLGYKPEEGKKASKKILIDPDTAPVVQRIFADYAGGKPLQVIMNELNDDGLRSVKGKKFTINSLRHILHNVAYIGTYKYGDIVIPNGIPALVSQETFDKVQARFVQNKRKGAQRAAGLDEDEAPRYWLTGKLFCGYCGESMQGVSGTSHTLAKHYYYYCAGQRQHQCSKKPVRKDVIEKAVLNVLYGILADSENSFRLATAAVEYYEEHYKKTDYIGSMEAELKDTQKALDNLVKAIEMGIFSETTQKRLTELEARKRGLQDSIEAERARSELMQDAHSIEAYFKRYSDPDMFDDDIRDKVLEYFVDKIFVYDDRIIVTGPYFEGIAEQVSFEELADDTIEFDSFAVGSTIMC, from the coding sequence GTGGCAAAACAAAAGAAGTTCGTACAGAACAATAATAACCTTGCTATCGCCTATTACAGATACAGTTCCCATGCACAGAATGAGGCCAGTATTGATCAGCAGCGTGAGGCGGCTGAGAAGTACGCAGAAGCTCACGGCTTTACGATCATGAAGGAGTACGCCGACGCTGCTCTTTCGGGCACTTCCGATGACCGTCCGCAGTTCCAGCTGATGTTATCAGAGGTGGGGCATATCCGCCCCGCCGCTCTGATCGTCTGGAAGACGGACAGAATAGCCAGGGACCGTAATACATCGGCTTTTGCAAAGAAAATTGTTCGAGATGCAGGCTGTGTAATACATTATGTCGCTGAGCCAATTCCGTCTGAAACACCAGAAGGCGCCTTGTTTGAAGGACTGTTGGAGTCGATGGCAGAGTTTTACTCACAGCAACTCAAGCAGAATATCAGGCGCGGCATGATATATAATGCCGAGAACTGCTTCTATAACGGGCATCCGACGCTTGGCTATAAGCCCGAAGAGGGCAAGAAAGCCAGCAAGAAAATTCTTATAGACCCTGATACAGCGCCAGTTGTTCAGCGCATCTTCGCTGATTACGCTGGGGGCAAGCCGTTACAGGTCATCATGAATGAACTGAACGATGACGGTTTGCGGTCTGTGAAGGGCAAAAAATTTACCATAAACAGCCTGAGGCATATCCTCCATAATGTGGCTTATATCGGAACGTACAAGTACGGTGATATCGTCATCCCGAACGGCATTCCTGCTCTGGTCTCACAAGAGACGTTCGATAAAGTCCAGGCTCGTTTTGTTCAGAATAAGCGCAAGGGCGCTCAGAGGGCTGCTGGTCTTGATGAAGACGAAGCTCCCCGCTACTGGCTGACAGGAAAACTTTTCTGTGGCTATTGCGGTGAGTCAATGCAAGGAGTATCAGGCACAAGTCATACACTCGCAAAGCATTACTATTATTATTGTGCTGGTCAGCGTCAGCATCAATGCAGTAAGAAACCTGTCAGGAAGGACGTGATTGAAAAAGCCGTCCTGAATGTGCTGTACGGCATTCTTGCAGACTCCGAGAATTCTTTCCGCTTGGCGACAGCTGCGGTTGAATACTATGAGGAACACTACAAGAAGACGGATTACATCGGAAGTATGGAAGCCGAGCTGAAAGACACACAAAAGGCGCTTGATAACCTTGTCAAGGCCATTGAGATGGGTATCTTCTCAGAGACTACGCAGAAGCGATTGACCGAACTGGAAGCGAGGAAAAGAGGCTTGCAGGATTCTATCGAGGCTGAACGGGCACGAAGTGAACTGATGCAGGATGCACACAGCATCGAGGCATATTTCAAGAGATACAGTGACCCTGATATGTTCGATGATGATATCCGTGATAAAGTTCTGGAATACTTTGTAGACAAGATCTTCGTCTACGATGACAGGATCATCGTCACGGGGCCATATTTCGAGGGAATTGCTGAACAAGTATCATTTGAGGAGCTGGCTGACGATACTATCGAGTTCGACAGCTTCGCGGTCGGCTCCACCATAATGTGCTGA
- the smpB gene encoding SsrA-binding protein SmpB, whose product MSGVKLLAQNKKAWHDYFIDDKYEAGIELVGTEVKSCRMAKVNLRDSYVQVKNGEAFVNNMHISPYEKGNIFNRDPLRVRKLLLHKREIMKLLGLTSQKGLTLIPLKMYLKAGKVKLEVGVCRGKHLYDKRHDLKEKAIKRDMERRM is encoded by the coding sequence ATGAGCGGGGTAAAGCTGCTCGCGCAAAATAAAAAGGCGTGGCATGATTATTTCATAGACGATAAATACGAAGCGGGCATCGAGCTCGTGGGCACGGAGGTCAAATCCTGCCGCATGGCGAAGGTGAACCTGCGGGATTCGTATGTGCAAGTGAAAAACGGCGAAGCGTTTGTCAACAACATGCACATTAGCCCGTACGAAAAGGGAAATATCTTCAACCGCGATCCGCTGCGGGTGCGCAAGCTGCTGCTTCATAAGCGCGAGATCATGAAGCTGTTGGGCCTCACGTCGCAAAAGGGGCTCACGCTTATTCCGCTCAAGATGTATCTTAAGGCGGGAAAGGTCAAGCTGGAGGTCGGCGTATGCCGGGGCAAACACCTTTACGACAAGCGGCACGACCTTAAGGAAAAAGCGATTAAGAGGGATATGGAAAGAAGGATGTAA
- a CDS encoding P-loop NTPase family protein: protein MADDTVAIQASGDKTPRGRIFNCLQYEYNPKTGACLNFTEANILACMKHKTITRYAYIKHDKDVVTESDIETGRGTYTDADLNKPKGVHWHVVIETANNAYPASTIAKWLNIPENMVEIPKGRGAFIDCVEYLRHSDIHQALKGKYEYGVDEVKANFDWQTEVEALILRKTEYERPLSEKEYVKNSVLYKGMTIREVIDRYPTLYQEELTTLQKLRLEYLNRNAPMPPFRVNYYIYGNSGTGKDTMAHSLAKALFSNMEYDDDVYFEIGSKKVTFSGYDGQPVIIWSEFRADTFVDALGGYESVLGTIDIIPKNKREHKKYGDIRLVNAVNIVTSTQDYRDFLRGLVQEGDPDPTQANRRFPIIIPIHADYFDIMLNEGYLGGDAFSEYRAWRQVRGSFGELARKLNSRPDLFQRAERLLSTHAVNAHNLIVENIKSDPFADKSDDEVLAILKADGYGEYKTADEIKADAEERFLNEMVKDEQACFDKLVDFAHWFWDEFVSHLNREKFYKYLDTDDKTAYQKGFLDDMDFSDIERAIHNYGYENMILRYNEKVIRGALELVWLGDL, encoded by the coding sequence ATGGCAGACGATACAGTTGCAATTCAGGCATCAGGTGATAAGACCCCGCGCGGGCGAATCTTTAATTGCCTGCAATATGAGTATAATCCGAAGACGGGTGCTTGCCTGAACTTTACAGAAGCAAATATTCTTGCCTGCATGAAGCATAAGACAATCACCAGATATGCCTATATTAAGCATGATAAAGACGTCGTGACTGAGTCTGATATTGAGACTGGGCGTGGGACATACACAGACGCTGATCTGAATAAGCCGAAGGGCGTTCATTGGCACGTTGTGATAGAGACGGCGAATAATGCTTATCCTGCCAGCACGATAGCAAAGTGGTTGAATATACCTGAGAACATGGTTGAAATTCCGAAGGGGCGCGGGGCTTTTATTGATTGCGTCGAGTACCTTCGTCATTCAGATATTCATCAAGCTCTCAAAGGAAAGTACGAGTACGGCGTGGATGAGGTAAAGGCAAATTTCGACTGGCAGACCGAGGTCGAGGCTCTTATTCTCCGTAAGACGGAATACGAACGTCCGCTCTCCGAGAAGGAATACGTAAAGAACTCTGTTCTTTACAAAGGTATGACCATTCGAGAGGTTATCGACCGCTATCCTACTCTCTATCAAGAAGAACTGACCACGTTACAGAAATTGCGTCTTGAGTATCTTAACCGTAACGCTCCGATGCCACCGTTCCGTGTGAACTATTACATCTACGGTAATAGCGGAACGGGTAAGGACACAATGGCTCATTCATTGGCAAAAGCCCTGTTCTCGAACATGGAATATGACGATGATGTTTACTTTGAGATAGGCTCAAAGAAGGTCACGTTTAGCGGATATGATGGACAACCCGTCATCATCTGGTCAGAGTTCCGCGCGGACACATTTGTTGATGCGCTGGGCGGTTATGAAAGTGTTCTGGGAACGATTGATATAATCCCGAAGAACAAGCGCGAGCATAAGAAGTACGGGGATATAAGGCTTGTGAATGCGGTCAATATTGTGACCAGCACACAGGACTATCGGGACTTTCTGCGTGGACTTGTTCAAGAAGGTGACCCAGACCCGACACAGGCAAACAGACGCTTCCCGATTATTATACCCATCCATGCGGACTACTTTGACATCATGTTGAACGAGGGGTATCTCGGCGGGGATGCCTTTTCCGAGTACAGGGCATGGCGTCAGGTCAGAGGGTCGTTTGGTGAACTGGCAAGGAAGTTGAATAGTCGTCCTGACCTCTTCCAGAGGGCAGAACGTTTGCTCTCCACTCATGCGGTCAATGCACACAATTTGATAGTCGAGAACATCAAGTCGGATCCGTTCGCTGACAAATCTGATGACGAGGTTCTTGCCATACTGAAAGCCGACGGCTACGGTGAATATAAGACCGCTGACGAGATTAAAGCAGATGCAGAAGAACGGTTCCTTAATGAGATGGTTAAGGACGAGCAAGCCTGCTTTGACAAGTTGGTGGATTTCGCTCACTGGTTCTGGGATGAGTTCGTTTCACATTTGAACCGTGAGAAGTTTTACAAGTATCTGGACACTGATGATAAGACTGCTTATCAGAAGGGCTTTCTGGATGATATGGATTTCTCTGATATCGAGAGGGCTATCCATAATTACGGTTATGAGAACATGATTCTTCGCTATAATGAGAAGGTCATTCGCGGAGCGCTTGAACTTGTCTGGCTGGGAGATTTATAA
- a CDS encoding plasmid mobilization protein — MAERNLENITVTMTKEEKKALKQAALDNDCSVSELIRRWLEEYRAKEADKRG, encoded by the coding sequence ATGGCAGAACGTAATCTTGAAAATATCACCGTCACGATGACGAAGGAAGAAAAGAAAGCCTTGAAGCAGGCTGCGCTGGACAACGACTGTTCGGTGTCTGAGCTTATCCGTCGCTGGCTGGAAGAATACAGGGCGAAGGAGGCTGATAAGCGTGGCTAA